The following proteins are encoded in a genomic region of Glycine max cultivar Williams 82 chromosome 18, Glycine_max_v4.0, whole genome shotgun sequence:
- the LOC100803264 gene encoding glucan endo-1,3-beta-glucosidase 12 gives MERSLNYYVLLLVLGHFLCSGSSRTQKEAPVHMNVLRHNEEKQLKFTASKSTTQRDITTPITTIPNLVPITSTNPILNPNSNPDTVSPASTLPITTPTMPNNSPVSSSGASWCTASPTASQRALQVALDYACGYGGTDCSAIQPGGSCYFPNSVRDHASYAFNKYYQKNPVLNSCNFGGAAVITSTNPSTGACQYASTSISSSVLNTTNTSGANVFGSVPVPKNPSASAAAAATSARFLQFCLILWPLAMLDKNYL, from the exons ATGGAAAGAAGTCTAAATTACTATGTGCTACTTCTTGTACTTGGTCATTTCCTTTGTTCAG GTTCAAGTAGGACACAGAAGGAAGCACCAGTACATATGAATGTACTAAGGCATAATGaagaaaaacaactaaaatttacaGCCTCAAAGTCTACCACTCAAAGGGATATCACCACACCAATCACCACAATTCCCAATTTAGTTCCCATCACTTCAACAAATCCAATCCTGAATCCAAATTCCAACCCAGATACAGTCTCACCAGCCTCCACACTCCCAATCACAACTCCTACCATGCCAAATAACTCTCCAGTGTCCTCTTCAGGTGCAAGCTGGTGCACTGCAAGCCCAACTGCATCACAGAGAGCCTTACAAGTGGCATTGGACTATGCTTGTGGATATGGTGGCACTGATTGTTCTGCAATTCAACCTGGTGGAAGCTGCTACTTCCCAAACTCTGTCAGAGACCATGCTTCTTATGCCTTCAATAAGTATTATCAGAAGAATCCCGTTCTTAATAGCTGCAATTTTGGTGGAGCTGCTGTCATCACTAGCACTAACCCAA GTACCGGGGCATGTCAATATGCATCCACTAG TATTAGTTCATCAGTCTTGAACACAACAAACACAAGTGGTGCAAATGTTTTTGGTTCAGTACCTGTGCCCAAGAACCCCTCTGCCTCTGCTGCTGCAGCTGCCACATCAGCTAGATTTTTACAATTTTGCCTCATTTTATGGCCATTAGCAATGTTGGACAAGAATTATCTCTAA
- the LOC102662723 gene encoding uncharacterized protein yields MSQSQPERHGNAVSSISNSAISMSKVMEPGAFPLPMRSALPRDPTVHSSTHFHQLPDTKGYLSLPQNRPYNTTINSQLPFSGYTVYNQSPADMKYNLLQNRNEFLINGFPPATARDAFGFGNLGSSIYSSGSFLSNPSPGHMMPSSNFNEILPSQYNDGCNHGSFSHWDFGAEPRSLIIPERTQSQYVTPGYSDLYHSQTRVLEELQQPGDFQDLSSKQMHQFWQHNN; encoded by the exons ATGTCACAATCACAACCTGAAAGACACGGTAATGCAGTTTCATCCATAAGCAATTCTGCCATCTCTATGTCCAAG GTCATGGAGCCAGGTGCCTTTCCTCTACCTATGAGATCTGCACTTCCCCGGGATCCTACAGTGCATTCCTCAACACACTTTCATCAATTGCCTGACACAAAAGGGTATCTTTCCCTGCCCCAGAATAGGCCATACAATACAACCATCAATTCTCAGTTACCATTTTCAGGCTATACTGTATACAATCAATCTCCGGCAGACATGAAGTACAATCTTCTGCAAAATAGAAATGAATTCCTTATAAATGGATTCCCTCCTGCCACAGCTAGAGATGCATTTGGCTTTGGAAATCTTGGCTCTTCCATTTATAGTTCTGGAAGCTTTCTGTCTAATCCATCTCCTGGTCATATGATGCCTTCAAGTAACTTCAATGAGATTTTACCTTCTCAGTATAATGATGGATGTAAC CATGGTAGCTTTTCTCATTGGGATTTTGGAGCCGAGCCAAGATCTTTGATTATCCCAGAGAGAACCCAGTCACAGTATGTTACTCCTGGATATTCTGACCTTTATCATTCTCAGACTCGGGTTTTGGAAGAACTTCAGCAACCAGGTGATTTTCAAGATTTGTCATCCAAGCAGATGCATCAATTTTGGCAGCACAACAACTAG
- the LOC121173925 gene encoding zinc finger BED domain-containing protein RICESLEEPER 2-like produces MHEYPLAIVDHLGFRRYSAALQPVFQVPTRNTIKKEIMKIYENERATTLKLLDSLDGRVAITSDMWTSTSQKRGYMAITAHYVDGCWNLQSQILRFIYVPAPHTSDRLWNVLTDCLMNWNIDTKLSTITLDNCTTNDTMIDKIKDKLHLGSLLRDGPLLHRRCCAHILNLIVKDGLEVVKEGVENIWDSVAYWTATPKRKEKFEETAKQLRISYTKNLALDCPTRWNPTYKMLEIAIGYEDVFFRLKQRESQYTCLPSTLQWQFAKDICGRLKLFNTITELFSSTKHSTANLYFPNICEIKLAIKQWITSPNPMVQQMAKNMMIKFDKYWGVIHNVMGVATVLDPRYKMELLEYYYEKLYEHDSFTQVRGIQQLCYDLVSDYQMKMNKDSFGSNVGDVIGSEVFNGVKYPTLQAIAKDILSIPVSTVALESTFSTGGQVLSPHCSRLQWTTLEALMCARSWLWSAENTGSTSYKVVAECATVMNEMVSDDEDEMMGATGVTNLEE; encoded by the exons ATGCATGAGTATCCACTAGCAATTGTGGATCACCTTGGCTTTAGGAGATACTCTGCTGCACTCCAACCTGTGTTTCAG GTTCCTACTAGAAACACAATTAAGAAGGAGATAATGAAAATCTATGAGAATGAACGAGCAACAACTTTGAAGTTGTTGGATAGTCTTGATGGAAGAGTGGCCATTACATCAGACATGTGGACTTCAACAAGTCAGAAGAGGGGGTATATGGCTATTACAGCTCATTACGTTGATGGTTGTTGGAACTTACAAAGTCAGATTTTGAG GTTCATTTATGTTCCTGCTCCTCATACAAGTGATAGACTTTGGAATGTATTGACTGACTGTTTGATGAATTGGAATATTGACACAAAACTGTCCACTATCACCCTAGATAATTGTACCACAAATGATACtatgattgataaaattaaggataaattgcACTTAGGTAGTTTGCTTAGGGATGGGCCTTTACTTCACAGGCGTTGTTGTGCTCACATCCTTAATTTGATAGTAAAAGATGGATTGGAAGTGGTGAAAGAAGGTGTAGAAAATATTTGGGATAGTGTGGCATATTGGACAGCAACACCCAAGAGGAAGGAAAAATTTGAGGAAACGGCTAAACAATTAAGAATCTCTTACACTAAGAATTTGGCATTAGACTGCCCAACTAGATGGAACCCAACTTACAAAATGCTTGAAATTGCCATAGGATATGAGGATGTATTTTTTCGATTAAAGCAACGAGAGTCTCAATATACTTGTTTGCCAAGTACTTTACAGTGGCAATTTGCAAAGGATATTTGTGGGAGATTGAAGTTGTTCAATACTATCACTGAATTATTTTCTTCTACTAAACATTCAACTGCTAATTTGTATTTTCCAAATATATGTGAGATTAAGTTGGCAATCAAACAATGGATTACCTCTCCTAACCCAATGGTTCAACAAATGGCAAAAAAtatgatgatcaaatttgataaatattgggGTGTGATTCATAATGTGATGGGAGTTGCCACTGTTTTAGATCCTAGGTACAAGATGGAGTTGCTTGagtattattatgaaaaattgtatGAGCATGACTCTTTTACTCAAGTGAGGGGCATTCAACAATTGTGTTATGACTTAGTTTCTGATTACCAAATGAAAATGAACAAAGACTCTTTTGGTAGTAATGTTGGTGATGTTATTGGTAGTGAAGTT TTTAATGGTGTCAAGTATCCAACACTTCAAGCAATTGCTAAGGATATATTATCTATTCCGGTATCTACCGTAGCTTTAGAATCCACATTTAGCACTGGTGGTCAAGTATTAAGCCCACATTGTAGTAGACTTCAATGGACTACTTTGGAGGCTTTAATGTGCGCTAGAAGTTGGTTGTGGAGTGCTGAAAATACGG gTTCTACGAGCTATAAAGTTGTTGCTGAATGTGCTACTGTAATGAATGAAATGGTTTCAGATGATGAAG ATGAAATGATGGGTGCTACTGGTGTCACTAATTTGGAGGAATGA